Below is a window of Candidatus Thermoplasmatota archaeon DNA.
AAGTCAAGACATTTTGACTCCTCGCCGTGATTGACAATTATTCTCCTTGGCTTGGGATTTATGTTTTTCACGTAGTTCATCAGTTGCATCCTATCAGAATGGCCCGAAAAACCCTCGCATGTTTCGACATTCATCCTCAAATCAATTGTTTTATTTGGCAGATTAATCTCCTTCCACCCTCTCTGTATTTTATTACCCAGTGTTCCTTCCGCCTGGTAGCCGACAAATACCAGAGAGCTTACCTCGTCATCGCCCCACCGCTTGAGATATTCTATGACCGGACCGCCGTTCATCATGCCACTGGTCGCGAGGACTACCGCAGGCTCCGAGCTGTCCAGTATTTCCTCTCTCTTTTCAAAACTGTCTACTCTTTCAAACATTTCGGCCATCAGCGGGTTTTTTCCGTCCTGGAAAATCATTTTTCTTAACTTGTTATTCAGGTATTCGGGATACACTGTATGGATAGCTGTGGCCTCCCATATCATGCCGTCCAGATAAACAGGAACTTGCGGAATTTCCCTTTCACGCATAAGCTGCTCAAGAACTATCATCACTTCCTGAGAACGGCCTATTGCAAACACGGGAATAAGAACTTTTCCGCCCCTTTCCAGCGTTGCCTGTACGATGTCTCCTATCTCTTCAATAGCCTTTTTTCTGTTCGGCTGAACATCCTTGCTACCGCCATATGTGGATTCAATAACTAATGCTTCGAGACGGGGAAAGTGCGTAGCCGCCGGACTGAAAAGCAGCGTCTGTTCATATTTTATGTCGCCGGTGAAAGCGATATTGTAAAGCCCGTCGCCCACATGAAAATGGCATATTGATGAGCCGAGAATGTGCCCGGCATGGTGCATCGTAAGCCTTATATCAGGGGCTATATCCGTTGTGTCTCCATAATTGAGGGGGATGGAATGTTTTATCTCCTCTCTTATATGTTCGGATAAATAGGGAGGTTTCCTTGCATTTTCTGCGGACACCTTCAGATAATCCATCTGCATGAGAACCATCACATCTCTCGTGGGGTACGTGCAGTAAACAGGCCCGTCGTACCCGTACTTGTACAGCAGCGGAACAAGTCCCGAGTGGTCGAGATGAGCGTGAGTGACTACAACCCCGTCAATTGATTCAAGGGGCAATACTTCCGGTAAATGAATGTATGGCGAGCCGTTGCCCGATGAGGAAACATCCACACCGCAATCGATCAATACCTTGCTGTCCTGTGTTGAGAGCAGCGTACATGAGCGACCAACTTCCCTATAACCCCCAAGAGAAGTCATTCTTACCCATTTTTCTCCATCAGAAACGCCCCGGTGCAGTCTCCTGCCGAGACGACGCAGAAAATCCTTTCTATCTTCTGCAGTGCTGCGGATATATCCCCTTATCTCCTGAACCGTTTTGGACGGTACCGGCGGTGCCCGTATCACTTTGGGAGCCCACCCTATTTCTTTCTTTATGTCATTCAAAATGGAACCATACTTTCCTATCGCAAC
It encodes the following:
- a CDS encoding beta-CASP ribonuclease aCPSF1, with the translated sequence MAVEDLLQEVKKEIKAILLASIRVTDIDFEGAQLVIYTKDPDKFADNSEMVRELAKKLQKRIVVRPDPSVLEDIDIAEERIRQLLPEEANITNTYFEPDIGEVTIEAEKPGVAIGKYGSILNDIKKEIGWAPKVIRAPPVPSKTVQEIRGYIRSTAEDRKDFLRRLGRRLHRGVSDGEKWVRMTSLGGYREVGRSCTLLSTQDSKVLIDCGVDVSSSGNGSPYIHLPEVLPLESIDGVVVTHAHLDHSGLVPLLYKYGYDGPVYCTYPTRDVMVLMQMDYLKVSAENARKPPYLSEHIREEIKHSIPLNYGDTTDIAPDIRLTMHHAGHILGSSICHFHVGDGLYNIAFTGDIKYEQTLLFSPAATHFPRLEALVIESTYGGSKDVQPNRKKAIEEIGDIVQATLERGGKVLIPVFAIGRSQEVMIVLEQLMREREIPQVPVYLDGMIWEATAIHTVYPEYLNNKLRKMIFQDGKNPLMAEMFERVDSFEKREEILDSSEPAVVLATSGMMNGGPVIEYLKRWGDDEVSSLVFVGYQAEGTLGNKIQRGWKEINLPNKTIDLRMNVETCEGFSGHSDRMQLMNYVKNINPKPRRIIVNHGEESKCLDFASSIYKKYKIKTLALKNLETIRFR